In the Chromobacterium sp. ATCC 53434 genome, TCGCCCACGACACCCGCTTCTACGAACACCTGCCCCAGCTGTTCCCGCACGCAGACGCCAAGAGCTGGTTCGAGGGCAATCAGCCGCTGATCGACATCTCCGCCTTCCGCAACGGCACGCTGCAGGGCGCCTACCTGATCCTGGCCGCCCGCTCGTTGGGCCTGGATTGCGGCCCGATGTCCGGCTTCGACAACGCCGCCGTCGACGCCGCCTTCTTCCCGGACGGCCGCTTCAAGTCCAACTTCCTGATCAATCTGGGCTACGGCGAGGCGGATAAACTGTTCCCGCGCTCGCCGCGCTTCGATTTCGCCGAGGCCTGCAGCATCCTGTAAGCCAAACGCCGGGAAAAAGCGCGCGAACCGGATCCGGTTTCGCGCGCCCCGGCAAGACCGTCCCCGACGCATCCGTCAAACCCGCACGCTCCTCGCCAATACACAGCCAGTCCGAATACCGGGCGCGGCGCAATTCCATGCCCAGTAAGCGCAGAAACTAGCCATAAAAATCCATTTTGTTCGATGGAATACTATCGTCATGCAAACGTATTCTCATCTATAATCACGCCTGCCTTAAAAGTAGAGCAGATTACCCCTACCTTATGAATGATTTCTCTTTCGCGCTCGACAAACACGATATTAAATTGCTGGCTATTTTACAGCGCGACGCACGACAAACCCAATATGACCTGGCCAAAACCGTAGCGCTCTCGCCGTCGTCCTGCTACAGAAGAGTCCAACGATTGCGGGAAATCGGCGCGATCCAGGCTGAAGTCGCCCTGGTCAATCCAGCGGCATTTGGCCAGAGCCTGAAAATGATCATTCACGTGACGCTGGAGAAGGAACAACAACATTTGAAGGACGCATTTCGCAACCGAATCTGCGAAGCGGACGAAGTTCTGGAGTGCTACAACATCACCGGCGACAGCGATTTTCTGATGATAGTTTCCGTCGGAAGCATGAGCGCATTCAATGCCTTTACCAAACAATATCTGCTATCCGATGCCAATCTGAAGGAATTCAAGACCATGGTGGTGCTGGACACTTTCAAGCACACCACCGCCCTGCCCATCCCGCAAACCGCGCAAGACAATTAAGCAAAGCGGACCCGGCCCGCAGCGCCGAATCCCACAGCGCGGCCGGACGCCAGGTCTGCCGCTTGAACCCTCGCCAAACGACGGAGCCGGCCGGCATCGGCATCATGCAGCCCCTCCCGCTCGCCGGGGCCGCGGCATGGCCGGAGCCGACCGCCCCCGGCACGCGCAAGCTCACTCGAAGCAGTCGCCCATCTCCCTGACGGTTTCAATGTCGCGCCACAGCTGATCGCGCGACTCCGCCTGCAGCTCGAGAACGAAGCAGGAGTAAAAGCCCTCTCTGGCCGGCCCGATGGCCTCGCCACCCCTCACCCGGAACTGATGCGTCTTGTAACTGGACAAGCTCTTCAACGCCTGAAGGTTTTTCAGGCCTGAAAATGTCTTCTTCGTCCTGGGGAATGGCGTCAGAATGGCGAAATGCCGATCCGCCCGCATCGCGCAGTCGATAGCCTGTCGTTTCTGCAGATTGTAGTACTGGACGTTCAGAGAGATCCCATGCGTGATTTCAAGCAAATGGTTGCGATGCGCGCCGGGCCTGGCTGCGATTTCCAGCAGCTTCGGCCCCTTCTCCGTATAGATGAACTCGACGTGGGCCACGCAAGATGTCAGCCTTAGCGCCGTCACGCCGGCCTTGGCCAGCGCATTCGCCTGCTCGCTCTCCTCCTTGCCCAGCCGGGAAGGACAGCCGCGGTAGAAATGATGGAAGTCGTTTAACCCCAGGTCCTTACCCGTTATCACATCGACAATCGGCGTCGAGTAAATCCCACCCTCTTCGTCGACGATCAGGTCCTGGGAGTGCAGCGAGCCGCTCAGGAACTCTTCCAGCTGAATTTCCGGAGCCGCGGCGTCATCCTTACCCAGCTTCCCGTAATGCTTCCTCAATGAATCCAGCATCGCGGGAAAGCCGGCATTCAGCTGATCCCAATCGTCGCACTTCTGGACAAACAGACTGGCGGCCAGATTGGTCGGCTTCAGTATCAAGGGGAAGCCGATCTTCTCGACAATCGCCGGCACTTCCTGCAGCGATTTGGCGCGGGCGAACATCGCCGTCGAATGTTCGCCTATGCAATCGACGAAGGCTTTGTGCATTGCCGTTTTATTGGTGACGAACTGCAAGGCCTCATCGCCGATGCTTGGCAGGCCGAGCATTTTTGTCACGGCCTGGTGATGAGCGACATAGGCCTCTCGCGTGTTCAATACCGCCTCGATGCTCCAGCTGCCGGCGATCTTCTCAATCAAGGCAAGCAAATCGGACGGCGATTGATGGAAGTCGAACGCTTCCACCAGCGCGAACGGGTAATGTTCCGGAAGCGCTCCCGCCGAGTTCGAATCGGCAATCAGGCCTATCGTCACACCCTGCGAAAAAAGCGTTTCAAACTCGCCGCCGCGCGCCCCGCCCAACACCAGGCATATTTTATCTTGATGCATACATCCCACCGTTGAAACCAATAGAAAGAGAAAGTCCGCCGCTTGAAAAGCGGCACGGCAAGCCGCCGCCGCCATTCACCACGATGGCCGGTCCCGTCAATCACACAATAGAAGGCTTGAGCAAACCGACCGCATGCTCGACCCGGGCCAGGGTTTCATCAGCCCGCTCGCCCTGCGCGATCACCGCGGCCAGGCGGAACTCGCCGTATTTCTTCGGCGGCAGGGTGACGGACGCGCCCTCGCCTCGCTCGATGAACAGCTCCCGAACCCCGGGCGCCGCCAAGGCTTCCTCGCGGCCGGACCACGTCTCCAGCACGCCCTCGGTTTCGGCGATCAGGAATTTGACGGAAGCATGCTTGTCGAACCGCTTGCTCAGGTCGACCTGCTCGCCGATAGCGGCCCGGAAAGCGAAAGCGCTGATATCGATGCCCAGCCCCAGCGGCACCAGATGGGTGGTGATGAAGTCGCCGCCCAGACGGCCGTTGATCTCGACGATCTTCGGTCCCTCCGCGGTATTCATCAGCTCGACATGAAAAGCGCCCTGCCTGAATCCGATGGCCTCCAGGGCCCGAGTGGACACATCCAGCATCGCCGCGCGCGACGCATCGCTCAGGCGAGCGGGGAACAAATGCTGCGTCTCGGTAAAGTTGTCCGTCGTCGTCCACTTCTCGGTAATGCCCGCGATATGCAGCTGGCCAAAGCTGGCCACGCCCTCCACGCTGAACTCATGGCCCTGCATATACTCCTCGGCCAAGAATTCTCCGGCATAGAACTGGAACATCTTGTCATTGGGATCGCTACTGACCGCCACCATCTGCTGATAGACCGAGGGCAGATCCTGCTTGCGCTCGACCTTGAAGATGCCCCTGCTGGAGCACGCGCCCACCGGCTTGAATATGAACGGATAGCCGACATGCTCTGCCGCCTGGATCAGGTCGGCCAGGGTTTTGACCATCCGAAAGCGCGGCTGCGGCACCTGCTTTTCATCCAGCGCCAGGCGCGTCAAGAACTTGCTGCGAGTCTTGGCCGCGGTGGCAGGCGTATTTCCCGGCAGATCGAGGCGCTCCGCGATCAAGGCGCAAGGCTCCACATACCGGTCCCACAGCGTGATGACGCCATCGAACTTCTGCCGCCGATGCTCCCGCTCCAGCACCGCCAGCAAGGCATCGGTATCCTCGGGATCCACTTCGATGAAACGGTCGACATAATCGGCGATCTCATCCGACAGCGATTTGGCGGCCAGGGCGATGGACAGGCCCATTTCCTTTGCCGTCAGCAGCGTGTTCTTTCTTTTCGGCGTGACAAAATCAATAACCAGGATCTGCTTCTTCACAACATTGACCTCTTTGAATGCAAACAGCTTGATAACGGGAATTCAGCGATTGACAATAAAGTCCGGCCGCAAGCCATCCAGCACGCGCTTGGCATTCAGCGCCGCCGCCTGCCTCATTTCCACAGCGGATTCGCTGGAGAAATAGGACTTATGGGGGTTTATCAAAATCCGCCCTTTCAGCCAATCCGGCGGCATGCGCCAGATGTCGATGAAGTCGCATGGGCGCGGAGGCTCCTCGGGCAGGACATCGAGCATCAAATGATTCAAGTGATTGCTTTGGAGGAATTCCAGAAAAACGTCGGGATGCACCATCGTCGACCCACGCGAGGTGTTGACGAGCGAGGCGCCCGGCTTCATCTTCTTCAAGAAGTTCGCGTCGACCAGCTCCATCGTCTCGGGCGTCGCGGGAACATGCAGGCTGATGATGTCCGCGCCGCGAACCAGCTCGTCCAGGCTATCGCGCCGGCGGGCTCCGATCTGCTCCAGCCTGGCCACTTGCTCGGCGCTCAGGAACGGATCGTAATACTCGACCCGGTAGCCTAGCGCGCTCGCGTATCCGCATACTCGGGAACCGATGCGGCCAGCGCCGATGATGCCGACCGTCGTGCACGAAACGCGCTTTGCCGGCGGTGTAACCGCTTGCTGCCATTTTTCGATATTGCTCTTGGCAAAGAAATCCAAGTACGTGATGCGCCTGGAGCAGTTCAGAATGAAAGCGATAGCCGTCTGTGCCACTTCCTCCGTGCAATATGCAGGATTATTCGACACATCGATTCCCTTTGCTTTCGCATATGCCAGATCCAGACGATCATAGCCGACACCATAGCGCTGAACGGCTTTCAGATTTGGAAATTGATCAATAAAGTCCTGATCCACCAACTGACGCCACACCATCAATACTTCAGCATTCCTGTCGAATTCCAAACTCACATCATCGCCAAGAATGCTGCGTTCGATGTCAGGATTGGTGATTCTATCCGTTATATATACTCTTGCCATGGTATTAGATACTTTGTTGAATGGTGGTGGAAGCAGCAAGCTGCTCGCCATATAGAGCCACGATCGCCGAAGCAATAGCAGTCATCGAAATGAAAACAAAGAGAGGAATCGGACCGTAATGCGTCAGAACATATCCACCGACAACAGGTCCGATTGCCAAGCCGAGATTACGAAATGTGGAGGCGCCGAAGTACGAGCCGCGCAATGAATCCGGCGCCAAACGCTCAATCAACTCCGTGGCAACCGGAAATACGAATGCCTCGCCTATGCTTATCAGGAATATGGCCGCAAAGAGGAAAAAAACAGACCATGTCTGCAAAGTCATCAGCATCATGCCCAAGGCAAAAATCACGCTGCCGGCAAGCAAGCTCATATTGAGCCCGACTCTGCGCCCGATCGCGTAAACCGGCGCATGGAACACGATGACGGTCAGCCCATTCGCGGTCAACATATAGGAAAAGTACTTGACGCCATCGGCAAACTGGCTGACCAGCACTTGCGAGATCGTGCTTTCCAGCTGGCTATAGCAAAGATTGAACAGGAGGCCGCTCAGTATCAGGTATTGCAAACGCCTATCCCCGGCCAGGACACGACAAGACGCCTTAAAGCTGCTTCTTTTCACTGCGGTCGCCGGCTCCATCCGGCTCTTACGGATGAAAATGGCAGTCAAGATCAATGCATAGCAAAGATAAAAATAGCTGGTATGCAGAAAATTCGTCCGGGAGGCATTGGCGCCCAGCCACCCCCCGATCACCGGCCCCAGCGCGGCGCCCACATTGATGGAGAAATATCTCAATTGATATATCTTCCCTTTCAGCCTTGCAGGACTCAAATCCCCCATCAATGCCGCGCTGACCGGATGAAACAAGCTGGAAAACAAGCCACAGCATGCATTCAGCAAAGAAAAAAGCATCAGCTTCATACCGATGTCCGTCTGCCCTGCCGCCAGATAGAATCCAAAAAAGATCAATGACAGCATGAAAAGGGAAGAGAACAACATCACCTTCCGGCCGATGATGTCCGATAGCTGCCCCCCAAAAAAACCGCCCAATAAGGAGGCCAATGGGGACAAGGCGACTATCATGCCGACCTGCAATGAGTTCAGCTGACTGTTCTTTATCAGAAATACGGCGATGAAAGGAATGGTCATGAAATTGGCGGCCTTGATTGCGGCAGCGCCAAATAACAGCACCCAAATCTCTTTCCTGATTTTCTCGACGGGACCCGTTACAATCATAAATTTACTCGCATAATGTGTGGCTCCCAAAATCATCGATCAAGGTTCATCGATCAGAACGCCTCGTCACCATCGGTATCAAATGGCCGTTGCCCGACAATTTTCCCCGGATTGAACAAGCCTTCCGGATCCAGGCTGCTTTTGATGACGGACATCAGATTCAGCTCAACGGCGGAACGATAACGCGCCAAGTCGTCCACCTTGGTCTGCCCAATGCCATGCTCCGCGCTGAAACTGCCTTGTCTCTCGGCCACATGGTCATATATCAGCCGCTCGATTTCCGGCTGCCAGGCTTGCAATGTGTCGGCAGCGACGCCCGGGGCCGCATTCAAGTTGTAATGCAGGTTCCCATCGCCCATATGACCGAAATTCACGATTCGCAGCCCGGGGAATCGCGAGCGCAGCGTCGCATCCATCTGTTCGACGAATTCAGGGATATCGGCAATCGGCAGCGAAATATCATGCTTGAGATGCGGTCCCGCCCTCAGCTGCGCCTCGGTGATGGACTCGCGCCAGAACCACAGCGCGGCGGCCTGCGCATCCGACTTGGCGACCACCGCGTCCACCACCCCGCACGCCCCCCAGACCCGTTCCAGGCATTGCTCGAACGCGTCCGCGCGACAAGGCCCGGTCCAGCCGGCCTCAACAAGCACATAGGCCGGATGGCCGGGCTCCAGCGGAAAGGACTTGTCGGGAAATTGCTCGCCAACCAGCCGGACGCTCTCCGCGCTGATCAGCTCGAACGCCGTCAGCGGCACATCCTCCCGCGTCTGCAAGGCCTTCAGCAGGCTCAAAGCCGCCTCGCAGGAAGGCAGGGCCAGCAATGCCGTATCCACCTGGCGCAACGGCGGAAACAGCTTCAGCGCCGCGGCGGTGATGATGCCCAGCGTGCCCTCGGAGCCGATGAACAGCTGCTTCAGGTCATAGCCGGCGTTGTCCTTGCGCAGCGAGCGCAGGCCATGCCAGATCTCTCCGGACGGCAGCACGACCTCCAGGCCGAGCACCAGATCGCGCATATTGCCGTAGCGCAGCACCGCGTTTCCGCCGGCATTCGTCGCGATGTTCCCGCCTATGGTGCACGACCCCTCCGCCCCCAGGCTGAGCGGAAACAGTCTGTCCGCGCCATCGGCCGCCTGCTGGACTTCCTGAAGCAAAACGCCGGCCTCGACGATCAGCGAGTCCGTCAACGGGTCTATCCGGCGAATCCGGTTCATGCGGCGCAATGAAAGAATCAGCTGCCTGTCGCGGCCATCGCCTGTCGGCACCGCGCCCCCGCACAAACCGGTGTTGCCGCCCTGGGCGACGATGGCGATGCGATGCCGGCCGCAATATCCGACCAGGCGGCTGACTTCCTCCACCGTCGCCGGCAGCGCCACGCCCAGGGCCCGGCCGAAACGGCGGCCTCGCCAGTCAAGCTCATAGCCCTGCCTGTCGTCGGCCTGGTCCAGGCAGTGGCAAATGGCCCGCACGCCCTCGAGCAGCGCGGCGTCGCTTTGAGGCCGCGCCATCAAGCGCCGCTCCCCGCTTCGCCGCCCACCTCGAACTCTGCCTGCAGCCTGTCCTCCAGCCGAAGCGACAGGCGGTCGCCCGGATACAGCTTGCCCACGCCTTCCGGCGTGCCGGTGAAAATCAGATCGCCGGGACTCAAGGTAAACCTCTCGCTCAGATAGACGATCAACTCGGCCAGATCGAACAGC is a window encoding:
- a CDS encoding malonic semialdehyde reductase, encoding MSTPVSHATLEQLFLNARTHSHWQPRPVGDEVLHQLYELLKQAPTSANCSPARFVFVKSDEAKAKLKPCLAAGNVDKTVAAPVCVIVAHDTRFYEHLPQLFPHADAKSWFEGNQPLIDISAFRNGTLQGAYLILAARSLGLDCGPMSGFDNAAVDAAFFPDGRFKSNFLINLGYGEADKLFPRSPRFDFAEACSIL
- a CDS encoding Lrp/AsnC family transcriptional regulator gives rise to the protein MNDFSFALDKHDIKLLAILQRDARQTQYDLAKTVALSPSSCYRRVQRLREIGAIQAEVALVNPAAFGQSLKMIIHVTLEKEQQHLKDAFRNRICEADEVLECYNITGDSDFLMIVSVGSMSAFNAFTKQYLLSDANLKEFKTMVVLDTFKHTTALPIPQTAQDN
- a CDS encoding acetyl-CoA carboxylase biotin carboxylase subunit family protein: MHQDKICLVLGGARGGEFETLFSQGVTIGLIADSNSAGALPEHYPFALVEAFDFHQSPSDLLALIEKIAGSWSIEAVLNTREAYVAHHQAVTKMLGLPSIGDEALQFVTNKTAMHKAFVDCIGEHSTAMFARAKSLQEVPAIVEKIGFPLILKPTNLAASLFVQKCDDWDQLNAGFPAMLDSLRKHYGKLGKDDAAAPEIQLEEFLSGSLHSQDLIVDEEGGIYSTPIVDVITGKDLGLNDFHHFYRGCPSRLGKEESEQANALAKAGVTALRLTSCVAHVEFIYTEKGPKLLEIAARPGAHRNHLLEITHGISLNVQYYNLQKRQAIDCAMRADRHFAILTPFPRTKKTFSGLKNLQALKSLSSYKTHQFRVRGGEAIGPAREGFYSCFVLELQAESRDQLWRDIETVREMGDCFE
- a CDS encoding ATP-grasp domain-containing protein, which gives rise to MKKQILVIDFVTPKRKNTLLTAKEMGLSIALAAKSLSDEIADYVDRFIEVDPEDTDALLAVLEREHRRQKFDGVITLWDRYVEPCALIAERLDLPGNTPATAAKTRSKFLTRLALDEKQVPQPRFRMVKTLADLIQAAEHVGYPFIFKPVGACSSRGIFKVERKQDLPSVYQQMVAVSSDPNDKMFQFYAGEFLAEEYMQGHEFSVEGVASFGQLHIAGITEKWTTTDNFTETQHLFPARLSDASRAAMLDVSTRALEAIGFRQGAFHVELMNTAEGPKIVEINGRLGGDFITTHLVPLGLGIDISAFAFRAAIGEQVDLSKRFDKHASVKFLIAETEGVLETWSGREEALAAPGVRELFIERGEGASVTLPPKKYGEFRLAAVIAQGERADETLARVEHAVGLLKPSIV
- a CDS encoding NAD(P)-dependent oxidoreductase, whose amino-acid sequence is MARVYITDRITNPDIERSILGDDVSLEFDRNAEVLMVWRQLVDQDFIDQFPNLKAVQRYGVGYDRLDLAYAKAKGIDVSNNPAYCTEEVAQTAIAFILNCSRRITYLDFFAKSNIEKWQQAVTPPAKRVSCTTVGIIGAGRIGSRVCGYASALGYRVEYYDPFLSAEQVARLEQIGARRRDSLDELVRGADIISLHVPATPETMELVDANFLKKMKPGASLVNTSRGSTMVHPDVFLEFLQSNHLNHLMLDVLPEEPPRPCDFIDIWRMPPDWLKGRILINPHKSYFSSESAVEMRQAAALNAKRVLDGLRPDFIVNR
- a CDS encoding MFS transporter — translated: MILGATHYASKFMIVTGPVEKIRKEIWVLLFGAAAIKAANFMTIPFIAVFLIKNSQLNSLQVGMIVALSPLASLLGGFFGGQLSDIIGRKVMLFSSLFMLSLIFFGFYLAAGQTDIGMKLMLFSLLNACCGLFSSLFHPVSAALMGDLSPARLKGKIYQLRYFSINVGAALGPVIGGWLGANASRTNFLHTSYFYLCYALILTAIFIRKSRMEPATAVKRSSFKASCRVLAGDRRLQYLILSGLLFNLCYSQLESTISQVLVSQFADGVKYFSYMLTANGLTVIVFHAPVYAIGRRVGLNMSLLAGSVIFALGMMLMTLQTWSVFFLFAAIFLISIGEAFVFPVATELIERLAPDSLRGSYFGASTFRNLGLAIGPVVGGYVLTHYGPIPLFVFISMTAIASAIVALYGEQLAASTTIQQSI
- a CDS encoding FAD-binding oxidoreductase gives rise to the protein MALPATVEEVSRLVGYCGRHRIAIVAQGGNTGLCGGAVPTGDGRDRQLILSLRRMNRIRRIDPLTDSLIVEAGVLLQEVQQAADGADRLFPLSLGAEGSCTIGGNIATNAGGNAVLRYGNMRDLVLGLEVVLPSGEIWHGLRSLRKDNAGYDLKQLFIGSEGTLGIITAAALKLFPPLRQVDTALLALPSCEAALSLLKALQTREDVPLTAFELISAESVRLVGEQFPDKSFPLEPGHPAYVLVEAGWTGPCRADAFEQCLERVWGACGVVDAVVAKSDAQAAALWFWRESITEAQLRAGPHLKHDISLPIADIPEFVEQMDATLRSRFPGLRIVNFGHMGDGNLHYNLNAAPGVAADTLQAWQPEIERLIYDHVAERQGSFSAEHGIGQTKVDDLARYRSAVELNLMSVIKSSLDPEGLFNPGKIVGQRPFDTDGDEAF